One Coccinella septempunctata chromosome 1, icCocSept1.1, whole genome shotgun sequence DNA window includes the following coding sequences:
- the LOC123307687 gene encoding uncharacterized protein LOC123307687 yields the protein MNLSLALLPCLFVSISGRNALTYILRHKPLKNYTVHLLPDSNSTWVEYTYYLTRNQALVKKDDFISKKKLLVGVNNKDNFDCNKSLDKKNRYGLGGFSMDVLESLADFLNISIEVYEVNSNSSKNSTDFDVTLCDQRKKEFEYFQVDIGRYSMLYKAKKLHFIRDIFILTFSGTLWLVFFVLLVVLALCLRISTLQYAKIDRNKEPWSWVEITLWAIAAACQQGSGYAPDGFASKLIFLIGYITAYLLYTGFTAAITSVLLQSETTPDLRSVSQYTTLVCLINYECISHIPFGKFKQTHYVPSMDVLLEYLNQEDTILMAPEVYFQYTRSRINLDDQSETTSISLSNYTFKLGFGINHQGVLKVPIKEGLFRLQEYGVLQNIFLRNLLQLPVGSTKTEYGYSSAALEHVKSAIYILFYGMCASVIFLAAESCYSLYKSKKRFISQIL from the exons ATGAATCTTTCCCTAGCACTTCTACCATGTCTTTTTGTTTCAATAAGCGGCAGAAATGCGTTAACTTACATACTAAGACATAAGCCTTTGAAAAACTACACAGTCCATCTACTGCCCGATTCTAATTCGACTTGGGTGGAATATACCTATTATTTAACTAGAAATCAAGCTCTAGTTAAAAAGGATGATTTCATATCCAAGAAAAAGTTACTAGTTGGAGTGAATAATAAAGATAATTTCGACTGTAACAAATCTTTGGATAAAAAAAACCGGTATGGATTAGGAGGATTCAGTATGGATGTTTTAGAGAGTTTAGCCGATTTTCTAAATATCAG TATTGAAGTGTACGAAGTAAACAGCAACTCAAGTAAAAACAGTACTGATTTCGATGTCACTCTTTGTGACCAAAGGAAaaaagaatttgaatattttcaagtcGATATTGGGAG ATACTCGATGCTTTACAAAGCCAAAAAACTCCATTTTATCCGGGATATTTTCATACTTACATTCTCTGGAACCTTGTGGTTGGTGTTCTTCGTTTTGCTGGTCGTTCTAGCACTCTGCTTGAGAATTTCCACACTCCAATATGCGAAAATTGATAGAAATAAGGAGCCCTGGTCATGGGTTGAAATCACACTGTGGGCTATAGCGGCAGCTTGTCAGCAAG GTTCAGGATATGCACCTGATGGATTCGCCAGTAAACTGATTTTTCTTATTGGATATATAACGGCGTATCTTTTATACACCGGTTTTACAGCTGCAATAACTTCGGTTCTACTGCAAAGTGAGACAACGCCTGATTTGAGAAGTGTTTCCCAATACACTACTTTAGTATGCCTGATTAATTACGAATGCATTTCACACATTCCTTTTGGAAAATTC AAACAAACACATTACGTTCCCAGCATGGATGTCCTCCTTGAGTATTTAAACCAGGAGGATACGATCCTAATGGCACCAGAAGTATATTTTCAGTATACAAGATCAAGAATCAATCTTGACGATCAGTCGGAAACCACCTCAATTTCACTGAGTAATTACACTTTCAAATTGGGATTTGGCATCAACCATCAGGGCGTACTGAAAGTTCCTATAAAAGAAGG CCTCTTCAGGTTACAAGAATATGGTGTTCTGCAGAATATATTCCTCAGGAATCTTCTACAGTTACCAGTCGGTTCAACAAAAACCGAATATGGATACTCTAGCGCAGCGCTAGAACATGTAAAATCCGCTATATACATACTGTTTTATGGAATGTGCGCTTCAGTTATATTTCTGGCTGCAGAATCTTGCTATTCGCTCTACAAGAGTAAGAAGAGATTCATTAGCCAGATACTGTAA
- the LOC123317943 gene encoding E3 ubiquitin-protein ligase NRDP1 isoform X1: MGFELNRFQGDVDEELICPICSGVLEDPLQAPACEHAFCKGCISEWISRQPTCPVDRLTVTSAQLRQVPRILRNLLSRLCINCDNAPYGCTQVLKLDSLNSHLEECEYNPKRPLPCEQGCGLIIPKDELKDHNCVKELRSLIHNQEQKMKEFQKELTEQRFVINEQKREMQLLKKHSGCPNKLVKEYIRAFRISNPSMRAIADAMERDEVVRWSNTLQRARVNRWGGMISTPDEVLQRMIRRTLNEMGCPPHILDNLMENCHERRWPPGLCSLETRQNNRRQYENYLCKRVPGKQAVLVLACDNTHMGEDMMVEPGLVMIFAHGIE; this comes from the exons ATGGGATTTGAATTGAATCGCTTTCAAGGGGATGTTGATGAAGAGCTGATATGTCCAATATGTTCTGGTGTTTTAGAGGATCCCTTGCAG GCACCGGCATGCGAACATGCATTTTGTAAAGGTTGTATATCTGAATGGATTTCGAGACAACCAACCTGCCCAGTAGATAGGCTGACTGTTACATCTGCACAACTTCGTCAAGTTCCTCGTATATTGAGGAACTTACTTTCAAG ACTCTGTATCAATTGTGATAATGCTCCTTATGGATGTACCCAAGTATTAAAATTAGACTCTCTCAACTCCCATTTGGAAGAATGCGAATATAATCCTAAACGACCCCTTCCTTGCGAACAAGGATGTGGGTTAATTATACCAAAAGATGAACTGAAAGATCATAACTGCGTCAAGGAACTAAGATCTCTGATACACAACCAGGAACAAAAAATGAAAGAGTTCCAAAAGGAACTAACAGAGCAGAGATTTGTGATAAATGAGCAAAAGAGGGAAATGCAGCTTCTGAAG AAACACAGTGGCTGTCCCAATAAGCTCGTTAAA GAGTATATAAGAGCATTTCGGATATCGAATCCTTCTATGAGGGCCATAGCAGATGCAATGGAGAGGGACGAGGTAGTTCGTTGGAGTAACACTCTTCAAAGAGCAAGGGTAAACCGATGGGGGGGTATGATTTCAACACCGGATGAGGTTTTACAG AGAATGATAAGGAGAACGCTCAACGAGATGGGTTGTCCGCCCCACATACTGGACAATCTCATGGAAAATTGCCACGAAAGAAGATGGCCGCCGGGGTTGTGCTCCTTGGAAACCAGACAGAACAACCGGAGACAATACGAGAACTATTTGTGTAAAAGAGTGCCAGGTAAGCAGGCCGTCTTGGTACTCGCTTGTGATAACACCCATATGGGCGAGGATATGATGGTGGAGCCGGGACTGGTGATGATATTCGCCCATGGGATCGAATAA
- the LOC123317943 gene encoding E3 ubiquitin-protein ligase NRDP1 isoform X2 encodes MGFELNRFQGDVDEELICPICSGVLEDPLQAPACEHAFCKGCISEWISRQPTCPVDRLTVTSAQLRQVPRILRNLLSRLCINCDNAPYGCTQVLKLDSLNSHLEECEYNPKRPLPCEQGCGLIIPKDELKDHNCVKELRSLIHNQEQKMKEFQKELTEQRFVINEQKREMQLLKEYIRAFRISNPSMRAIADAMERDEVVRWSNTLQRARVNRWGGMISTPDEVLQRMIRRTLNEMGCPPHILDNLMENCHERRWPPGLCSLETRQNNRRQYENYLCKRVPGKQAVLVLACDNTHMGEDMMVEPGLVMIFAHGIE; translated from the exons ATGGGATTTGAATTGAATCGCTTTCAAGGGGATGTTGATGAAGAGCTGATATGTCCAATATGTTCTGGTGTTTTAGAGGATCCCTTGCAG GCACCGGCATGCGAACATGCATTTTGTAAAGGTTGTATATCTGAATGGATTTCGAGACAACCAACCTGCCCAGTAGATAGGCTGACTGTTACATCTGCACAACTTCGTCAAGTTCCTCGTATATTGAGGAACTTACTTTCAAG ACTCTGTATCAATTGTGATAATGCTCCTTATGGATGTACCCAAGTATTAAAATTAGACTCTCTCAACTCCCATTTGGAAGAATGCGAATATAATCCTAAACGACCCCTTCCTTGCGAACAAGGATGTGGGTTAATTATACCAAAAGATGAACTGAAAGATCATAACTGCGTCAAGGAACTAAGATCTCTGATACACAACCAGGAACAAAAAATGAAAGAGTTCCAAAAGGAACTAACAGAGCAGAGATTTGTGATAAATGAGCAAAAGAGGGAAATGCAGCTTCTGAAG GAGTATATAAGAGCATTTCGGATATCGAATCCTTCTATGAGGGCCATAGCAGATGCAATGGAGAGGGACGAGGTAGTTCGTTGGAGTAACACTCTTCAAAGAGCAAGGGTAAACCGATGGGGGGGTATGATTTCAACACCGGATGAGGTTTTACAG AGAATGATAAGGAGAACGCTCAACGAGATGGGTTGTCCGCCCCACATACTGGACAATCTCATGGAAAATTGCCACGAAAGAAGATGGCCGCCGGGGTTGTGCTCCTTGGAAACCAGACAGAACAACCGGAGACAATACGAGAACTATTTGTGTAAAAGAGTGCCAGGTAAGCAGGCCGTCTTGGTACTCGCTTGTGATAACACCCATATGGGCGAGGATATGATGGTGGAGCCGGGACTGGTGATGATATTCGCCCATGGGATCGAATAA
- the LOC123312720 gene encoding THUMP domain-containing protein 1 homolog, with amino-acid sequence MSSGKIVKPKSKYYSKPLRKKSSNMDVNYKGFLCSCNNREKDCIRESYQILNKAVDELYGSDSPEQKTEEIDISDEISKEIDALKSDKLNQKFKFNVCDSGAKNLIFIRTTLDDPAKISQHIVENIFQTKQQQTRFLLRLVPIEVTCKAYLKDIEKAFEPLAEKYFQNEGRTFSIVYNHRNNNSLSRDEVIKTIAEKVSSLNKDNKVNLKEADVSIVIEIIRGFAFVGVVPNFLKYKKYNLLALSDKVDNVDEEKTDLIKDETDNKDEEELDNGKEKCAEDSVSSS; translated from the coding sequence ATGAGTTCCGGCAAAATTGTAAAACCAAaatcaaaatattattcaaaacccCTTCGAAAGAAATCCAGTAACATGGATGTCAACTACAAAGGTTTTCTATGTAGTTGCAACAATCGAGAAAAAGATTGTATTAGGGAGTCGTATCAAATACTGAATAAAGCTGTGGACGAACTATATGGCAGTGATTCTCCTGAACAGAAAACTGAAGAGATCGATATATCTGACGAAATATCAAAAGAAATAGATGCTCTCAAGTCCGACAAACTGAACCAAAAATTCAAGTTCAACGTATGTGATTCAGGGGCgaaaaatttgatatttattCGAACTACTTTAGACGATCCAGCCAAGATTTCCCAGCATATTGTAGAGAATATATTCCAAACAAAACAACAGCAAACAAGATTTCTCTTAAGGCTGGTCCCTATAGAAGTGACATGTAAAGCTTACCTCAAGGATATCGAGAAAGCTTTTGAACCATtggctgaaaaatatttccagaaCGAAGGAAGGACATTTTCTATCGTTTATAACCATCGGAATAATAATTCATTGTCTAGAGACGAGGTTATTAAGACTATAGcagaaaaagtttcttctttgaACAAGGATAATAAAGTTAATTTAAAAGAAGCCGATGTTTCTATAGTTATAGAAATCATTAGAGGATTTGCGTTTGTTGGTGTTGTCCCAAATTTCttaaaatataagaaatataatCTCTTAGCGTTAAGTGATAAAGTGGACAATGTTGACGAAGAAAAAACTGATCTTATTAAAGATGAAACAGATAATAAAGACGAGGAAGAATTAGATAATGGGAAGGAGAAATGTGCTGAAGATTCGGTTAGTAGTTCGTGA
- the LOC123312703 gene encoding ubiquitin carboxyl-terminal hydrolase 36 produces MPASTLDPINAAIRASITKNNSENSLETQLASSTKKSLLNNIDFENAGSIIIACGKQVNVFQTPGVDHIVLKHREEVKTNTKMEVNTGEEETLKQPKYELFPMESIQLGWNDLPDWSAGCGMINMGNTCYLNSTLQALFHVPALANWLISDKEHYSSCYESGGFCIICSMRRTLLESQNSNMNAIRPIHIYNKLRLISRNFILNRQEDAHEFLRHLIEAMEKAYLNRFKNNEQFDARVKETTPLNQIFGGYLRSAVTCQDCGHVSTTFQHFQDLLLDIRRAQTVEEALDGYFSRERIDDDTYHCESCRKKVSATKQFSLERAPAVLCVQLKRFSVTNTKINRHIAFRQRLDLTKHTKNRPSTPLVYKLVSIITHIGSSVNCGHYTAIGSVPSGNFYQFDDSNARPISYQGVLSTFAYILMYELESPPYSRRNLLQKPRVKTTTSTEPCSSKSKPIANGIGFTSNKVYGPELPQNGLIKRNNEATSIPSNTEKEPESELKNGETQPQKTSHNTPDQVQAAATVGVGDQIVPIKSLETGCSTVNSETKTITKLVPYEEDDSSSSNESSAADKSNGEKIVSDAMNGIWKVSPTVENSYEPSKGTNWTESSGPQNDKVVNELFKMSYKGFSSVSTWNGTRSRLDKEVANERREERKRTIEEVSDPIDQGRKKHVKTHNNFKSNPGYHPIEEYHSSKNWNHRNNNSNSRFYGNKQFYNKNGHRHRYNFHHKNYHNKHARM; encoded by the exons ATGCCGGCATCTACGTTAGATCCCATAAATGCGGCTATTAGAGCCtcaataacaaaaaataattcagaaaactCCTTGGAAACTCAACTAGCTAGTTCGACCAAAAAATCTCTGCTGAACAACATAGATTTTGAAAATGCTGGAAGCATAATTATTGCTTGTGGTAAACAAGTTAATGTTTTCCAAACACCGGGAGTAGACCATATCGTCTTGAAGCATCGCGAGGAGGTCAAAACTAA CACAAAAATGGAAGTTAACACTGGAGAAGAAGAAACATTGAAACAGCCCAAGTATGAACTTTTTCCAATGGAATCTATTCAGCTTGGTTGGAATGACCTCCCAGACTGGTCTGCTGGTTGTGGAATGATTAACATGGGTAATACATGCTATTTGAATTCAACTCTACAAGCGTTATTTCATGTGCCAGCCTTAGCAAATTGGTTGATTTCCGATAAAGAACATTATTCTTCATGCTATGAATCAG GAGGCTTCTGTATCATTTGTTCCATGAGAAGAACATTGTTAGAATCACAAAATTCCAATATGAACGCTATTCGTCCAATACATATATATAATAAACTACGATTAATAAGCCGTAACTTTATCTTAAACAGACAAGAGGATGCACATGAGTTTTTGAGACATTTAATCGAAGCAATGGAAAAAGCCTATTTGAATCGGTTCAAAAATAACGAACAATTCGATGCAAGAGTGAAGGAAACCACTCCGCTGAATCAAATTTTCGGCGGCTATTTGAGGTCGGCTGTCACTTGCCAGGACTGTGGTCACGTTAGTACTACTTTCCAACATTTCCAAGATCTCCTCTTGGATATTAGAAGGGCTCAAACGGTGGAAGAGGCACTAGACGGATATTTTTCCAGGGAAAGAATAGACGATGATACTTACCATTGTGAATCGTGTAGAAAAAAG gTTTCAGCAACTAAACAGTTTTCCTTGGAAAGGGCACCTGCGGTTTTATGTGTTCAGCTGAAGAGGTTTTCAGTGACAAATACCAAAATCAACAGACACATAGCTTTCCGACAGCGACTGGACCTCACTAAGCATACCAAAAATCGACCTTCCACCCCTTTAGTGTACAAGCTTGTTTCTATTATTACTCACATAGGATCCAGCGTGAATTGCGGTCATTACACAGCTATTGGGTCTGTTCCCTCCGGAAACTTTTATCAATTTGATGATAGCAAT GCCCGGCCGATTTCGTATCAGGGAGTACTGAGCACCTTCGCTTACATATTGATGTACGAATTAGAATCTCCACCATACTCGCGAAGGAACCTCCTGCAGAAACCCAGGGTGAAAACGACCACGTCGACCGAGCCCTGTTCCAGTAAGTCCAAACCGATCGCCAACGGGATAGGCTTCACGAGTAACAAAGTGTACGGACCGGAACTGCCACAAAACGGACTGATCAAGAGGAACAACGAAGCGACCAGCATCCCTTCGAACACTGAAAAGGAACCAGAGAGCGAACTGAAAAATGGCGAGACGCAGCCACAAAAAACTAGTCACAACACACCCGATCAAGTTCAAGCAGCAGCGACAGTCGGCGTCGGCGACCAGATAGTTCCGATCAAATCGTTAGAGACCGGTTGTTCTACTGTTAATTCGGAAACTAAGACTATCACTAAACTAGTGCCGTACGAGGAGGACGATTCGAGTAGTTCAAATGAATCGAGTGCTGCCGACAAGTCGAACGGTGAGAAGATCGTGTCGGACGCGATGAACGGCATATGGAAGGTGAGTCCGACCGTCGAGAATTCCTACGAACCGTCCAAGGGGACGAACTGGACGGAGAGCAGCGGCCCCCAGAACGACAAGGTGGTGAACGAGCTGTTCAAAATGTCCTATAAGGGTTTCTCGTCCGTGTCCACCTGGAATGGGACCAGATCGCGTCTGGACAAGGAGGTGGCCAACGAGAGGCGGGAAGAGAGGAAGAGGACGATAGAAGAGGTTTCGGATCCCATCGATCAGGGTCGTAAGAAACACGTCAAGACACACAACAATTTCAAGTCCAATCCCGGTTATCATCCGATCGAG GAATATCACAGTTCGAAAAACTGGAATCATCGGAACAACAACTCCAATTCGAGATTCTACGGCAATAAGCAATTTTACAATAAGAATGGGCATCGACATAGATACAACTTTCACCATAAAAACTACCACAACAAGCACGCTCGTATGTGA
- the LOC123311780 gene encoding ubiquitin carboxyl-terminal hydrolase isozyme L5, with amino-acid sequence MSESAGNWCLIESDPGVFSELIREFGVKGVQVEELWSLDGDQFDNLKPIHGLIFLFKWTKDDDPSGSIVEDNRLDKIFFAKQVIDNACATQAILSILLNCRHPDVKIGHTLSELKDFCQGFDANMKGLTISNSPVIRTVHNSFARQQLFEFDNSSNSKTQDAFHFVGYVPIDGRLYELDGLKAGPIDLGAIPAETEWTDVVRPIIEKRIQKYSEGEIHFNLMAIVSDRKMLYERQIESLQKQLDDNPDKESIKSEIANLKLLIEEEENKKRSYQIENIRRKHNYIPLIIELLKILAKEGKLVPLYEEAKEKTLKRQKTK; translated from the exons ATGTCTGAAAGTGCTGGTAATTGGTGTCTAATCGAAAGTGATCCAGGGGTGTTTTCTGAATTAATCAGGGAATTCG GTGTTAAAGGCGTGCAGGTAGAGGAACTGTGGAGTTTAGATGGAGATCAGTTTGATAACTTGAA ACCTATCCATGGACtgatatttctgttcaaatggACTAAAGATGATGATCCTTCAGGTTCAATTGTAGAAGATAATAGGTtggataaaatattttttgcaaAACAGGTCATCGATAATGCTTGTGCAACTCAGGCAATACTAAGTATATTACTCAACTGCCGTCATCCCGATGTGAAGATAGGTCATACACTGTCAGAACTCAAAGATTTTTGTCAAGGATTTGACGCAAATATGAAAGGATTGACCATTAGTAATTCCCCAGTTATTCGTACGGTTCATAATTCATTTGCAAGGCAACAATTATTTGAATTTGATAATTCCTCGAATAGTAAAACACAAGAtgcttttcattttgttggatATGTCCCCATTGATGGGAGATTGTATGAATTAGATGGCTTAAAAGCTGGTCCTATCGACTTGGGTGCAATCCCAGCCGAAACAGAATGGACGGATGTTGTGAGACCTATTATTGAAAAAAGGATCCAGAA GTATAGTGAAGGGGAAATACATTTCAATTTGATGGCTATTGTAAGTGATAGAAAGATGTTATACGAGAGACAAATTGAATCGCTGCAAAAGCAACTGGATGATAATCCAGATAAAGAAAGTATAAAGAGTGAGATAGCAAATTTGAAGTTGCTGATTGAGGAAGAAGAAAATAAGAAGAGGTCttaccaaattgaaaatatcagaAGAAAGCACAATTATATTCCTCTAATAatagaattattgaaaatattggctAAAGAAGGTAAATTAGTTCCTTTATATGAGGAAGCTAAAGAGAAAACATTGAAGAGGCAGAAAACTAAATAG
- the LOC123318235 gene encoding inactive pancreatic lipase-related protein 1-like: protein MAVSDFLLYCFISSLPGPPGVSVDNAFVQLIPINKHKCPHIDPVRDISYQLYTRYNPLYHQSLRIGDDEALQNSNFNFSQPTIIFFHAFFESGMAATATIIKTAYLQRGDHNIILLNAPRLEAGPWYLTASRNTEVVGKYTAQFIDYLVSRGMYLPSLHLIGLSLGAQMAGVCGQNVRSGRVTRITGLDPAGPLFKKWPKNLKLDAGDAEFVDVIHTDAGIFGYPTQIGHVDFWPNQGISPQPGCTIPEVKRRNPDALIEPVFCSHWRSYQFYAESVLNPYGFLSVACNTWDDYINQRCDPNQVPTNMGFAVDYNARGNYYLRTNPESPFSVSSSYNPQYNPQYQTYWNKR from the exons ATGGCAGTGTCTGATTTTTTATTGTACTGTTTTATCAGTTCTCTGCCGG GACCTCCAGGTGTAAGTGTTGACAATGCTTTTGTCCAGTTGATACCTATTAATAAACATAAATGTCCACATATTGATCCTGTGAGAGATATATCGTACCAGCTGTATACGag GTATAATCCGCTTTACCACCAGAGCTTGAGGATTGGTGACGATGAAGCTCtacaaaattcgaatttcaactTTTCCCAACCCACGATAATCTTTTTTCACGCCTTTTTCGAGAGTGGTATGGCAGCGACTGCAACAATCATTAAAACAG CCTATTTGCAGAGAGGTGACCACAACATAATCTTGTTAAACGCTCCTAGATTGGAGGCTGGTCCTTGGTATCTCACGGCTTCGAGAAATACCGAGGTCGTCGGAAAATATACGGCCCAGTTCATAGATTACCTCGTTTCGAGGGGAATGTATTTGCCCAGCCTGCATTTGATCGGTCTCAGCCTGGGGGCCCAAATGGCTGGGGTATGCGGGCAGAACGTTAGAAGCGGTCGTGTCACTAGAATTACAG GGTTGGACCCGGCAGGGCCATTGTTCAAGAAATGGCCGAAGAATTTGAAGTTGGACGCTGGGGATGCAGAATTCGTGGACGTGATCCACACAGACGCCGGCATCTTCGGATACCCGACGCAGATAGGACACGTGGATTTTTGGCCCAATCAGGGCATTTCCCCACAACCGGGATGTACCATCCCTGAGGTGAAAAGGAGAAATCCTGACGCTTTAATCGAGCCAG TCTTCTGCAGCCACTGGCGTTCGTACCAGTTTTATGCCGAATCCGTCCTGAACCCTTATGGATTTTTGTCAGTGGCGTGCAACACGTGGGACGACTACATAAACCAAAGATGCGACCCAAACCAAGTTCCTACCAACATGGGATTTGCCGTTGACTACAA tgCCAGAGGAAACTACTACCTTCGAACGAATCCTGAGTCTCCGTTTTCTGTCAGTTCTTCGTACAACCCTCAATATAACCCTCAGTATCAGACTTATTGGAATAaacgataa